One Molothrus ater isolate BHLD 08-10-18 breed brown headed cowbird chromosome 4, BPBGC_Mater_1.1, whole genome shotgun sequence genomic window carries:
- the GUCY1A1 gene encoding guanylate cyclase soluble subunit alpha-1 codes for MFCTKLKDLKITGECPFSLLTQGHITEEHDKDCTENSSRAALPICKEVHEKDGQGNLPQRKTSRSRVYLHTLTESICKLIFPEFERLNLALQRTLAKHRIKETRKTGDREDFEKIISDHATTAGVPVESLRESLGEELFKICYEEDEHILGVIGGTLKDFLNSFTTLLKQSSHSQEAGKKDRLEDASILCLEKDQDFLNVYYFFPKKITSLILPGIIKAAAHILYETEVEVMLMPPCFHNDCTEFANQPYLLYSIQVKSAKPSLSPCKPQSSLVIPASVFCKTFPFHFMFDKDMSVLQIGNGIRRLLTRREFQAKPNFEEYFEILTPKVSCTFSAIMTMLNMQFTVRVRRWDNTDMKPSMVMDLKGQMIYIFESSAILFLGSPCVDRLEDFTGRGLYLSDIPIHNALRDVVLIGEQARAQDGLKKRLGKLKATLEQAHQALEEEKKKTVDLLFSIFPGEVAQQLWQGQVVQAKKFNNVTMLFSDIVGFTAICSQCSPMQVITMLNELYTRFDYQCGELDVYKVETIGDAYCVAGGLHKESETHAVQIALMALKMMELSDEVVSPHGEPIKMRIGLHSGSVFAGVVGVKMPRYCLFGNNVTLANKFESCSIPRKINVSPTTYRLLKEYPGFVFTPRSREELPPNFPSDIPGICYFLDAYIQGTNSQTWFQKRDLGDGNANFFGEETGID; via the exons ATGTTCTGTACAAAACTGAAAGACTTGAAGATCACAGGAGAATGTCCTTTCTCCTTACTGACTCAAGGTCACATTACTGAGGAACATGACAAGGACTGCACAGAAAACAGCTCTAGAGCAGCTTTGCCCATCTGCAAAGAAGTCCATGAAAAAGATGGTCAAGGAAACCTTCCACAAAGGAAAACGAGCAGAAGTAGAGTGTACCTGCACACACTAACTGAAAGCATCTGCAAACTAATCTTTCCTGAG tttgaAAGGCTAAATCTTGCACTGCAGAGAACACTtgcaaaacacagaataaaagaaaCCAG AAAAACTGGTGATAGAgaagattttgaaaaaataatcagtgatCATGCTACTACAGCAG GTGTTCCCGTGGAGTCTCTACGGGAATCTCTTGGTGAAGAGCTATTCAAAATATGCTATGAAGAGGATGAACACATATTAGGGGTTATTGGAGGCACCCTTAAGGACTTCTTGAATAGTTTCACTACTCTGCTGAAGCAGAGTAGCCACAGccaagaagcaggaaaaaaggacaGACTTGAAGATGCCTCCATATTATGCCTGGAGAAAGATCAGGACTTCttaaatgtttattatttctttcctaaGAAAATCACAAGTCTTATTCTACCTGGTATCATTAAAGCAGCAGCTCATATTTTGTATGAAACTGAGGTAGAAGTGATGCTCATGCCTCCTTGTTTCCATAATGACTGCACTGAGTTTGCTAATCAGCCTTATTTGCTGTATTCTATACAAGTCAAAAGTGCAAAACCTTCCTTATCTCCATGTAAACCACAGTCTTCACTTGTGATTCCTGCCTCTGTGTTCTGTAAGACTTTCccatttcattttatgtttgACAAGGATATGTCAGTTCTTCAAATTGGAAATGGGATAAGAAGACTTTTGACCAGGAGAGAATTTCAAGCTAAGCCAAATTTTGAAGAGTATTTTGAAATTCTTACCCCCAAAGTAAGCTGCACTTTTAGTGCAATAATGACCATGCTAAATATGCAGTTTACTGTACGAGTTAGAAGATGGGATAATACTGATATGAAACCATCCATG GTAATGGATCTTAAAGGCCAAATGATCTATATTTTTGAATCCAGTGCCATTCTTTTCTTGGGATCTCCCTGTGTGGACAGACTAGAAGATTTTACAGGACGTGGATTGTACCTCTCTGATATTCCCATTCACAATGCTTTAAGAGATGTTGTTCTGATAGGAGAGCAGGCCAGAGCCCAGGATGGACTGAAGAAGAGGTTAGGAAAGCTAAAAGCAACCCTTGAGCAGGCCCATCAAGCACTtgaagaggagaagaagaagactGTAGATCTtctgttttcaatttttcctGGAGAGGTtgctcagcagctgtggcagggacaaGTTGTACAAGCCAAGAAATTTAATAATGTCACAATGCTGTTTTCTGACATTGTTGGATTCACTGCCATCTGTTCCCAATGCTCACCTATGCAGGTTATCACCATGCTTAATGAGCTTTATACTCGCTTTGATTACCAATGTGGAGAGCTAGATGTCTACAAG GTTGAGACTATTGGAGATGCCTACTGTGTTGCTGGAGGCTTGCACAAAGAAAGTGAAACACATGCTGTTCAAATAGCACTGATGGCCCTGAAGATGATGGAACTGTCAGACGAGGTGGTGTCTCCCCATGGAGAGCCTATCAAG atGCGTATTGGCCTTCATTCTGGATCTGTCTTTGCTGGAGTTGTTGGGGTTAAAATGCCTCGTTATTGCCTTTTTGGAAATAATGTGACCCTTGCCAATAAGTTTGAATCTTGCAGTATAcctagaaaaataaatgtcagcCCAACGACTTACAG gTTGTTAAAGGAATACCCAGGTTTTGTGTTCACACCACGCTCAAGAGAGGAGCTTCCACCAAATTTTCCAAGTGATATCCCTGGAATTTGCTATTTTCTGGATGCTTATATTCAAGGAACAAACTCACAGACTTGGTTTCAAAAGAGAGATTTGGGAGATGGCAATGCCAATTTTTTCGGTGAGGAAACAGGAATAGACTAA